Proteins encoded by one window of Primulina huaijiensis isolate GDHJ02 chromosome 1, ASM1229523v2, whole genome shotgun sequence:
- the LOC140989041 gene encoding uncharacterized protein produces the protein MDHSFISDSWVSSMAAVSPSRGGGEKKHWWFTNRKMVERYVREARMLIATQEASDMSSALGLLEAALAVAPRMEVALELKARCLLYLGRFKEVADMLQDYIPSLKLVVSEDASSSGLSDSSSTQHSKEQVKLLSSDGGSLDRNDTVFKCFSVLDLKKKVMAGLCKSVERDGQWRYSVLGQACCHLGLMEDAMVLLQTGKRLATAAFRRESVSLSDDVFTSNKFPLSDDISPDNHPQNRPRTESESISQLLCQIKLLIRRKSAAIAALDAGLYSESIRHFSKIVDGRRGAPQGFLSECYVHRAVAFQSAGRVAESIADCNRALALDTSCIDALTIRATLFETIRCLPDSLHDLEHLKLLYNSILRDRKLPGPAWKRQNIHYREIPGKLCSLASKIQQLKQRVAAGEIGHVDYYGLIGLRRGCSRSEVERAHLLLTLKHKPDKSSSFIDKCEFADDKDVDSVRDRAKLSAVLLYRMIQKGYTSVMATISDEESAENKRKKTAVAVILQPPAAKMDSTPAAISESANCKNNSTMLVTTPPASVFQGVFCRDLSAVGNLLSQTGFNRPMTVKYEALSC, from the exons ATGGATCATAGCTTTATCTCAG ATTCTTGGGTTTCTTCCATGGCTGCAGTGTCTCCGTCTCGCGGCGGGGGGGAGAAGAAACACTGGTGGTTCACCAATAGAAAG ATGGTGGAGAGATATGTGAGGGAAGCGAGGATGTTGATTGCCACGCAAGAGGCTTCGGATATGTCGTCGGCGTTGGGTCTTCTGGAGGCGGCGCTGGCGGTGGCGCCGCGCATGGAGGTGGCTCTGGAGCTGAAGGCGCGGTGTTTGCTGTATCTCGGGCGGTTTAAGGAGGTGGCGGATATGCTTCAGGACTATATTCCCAGCCTTAAATTGGTGGTCTCCGAGGATGCCTCGTCGTCGGGGTTATCGGATAGCTCGTCCACCCAGCATTCGAAGGAGCAAGTCAAGCTTCTGTCCTCCGACGGCGGCTCTCTGGATCGCAACGACACCGTGTTCAAGTGCTTCTCTGTGTTGGATTTGAAGAAGAAGGTGATGGCGGGGTTGTGCAAAAGCGTCGAGAGAGATGGGCAATGGAG GTATTCCGTATTAGGCCAAGCATGTTGCCACCTGGGCTTAATGGAGGACGCTATGGTGCTTCTCCAGACCGGAAAACGTCTCGCCACCGCCGCCTTCCGCCGTGAAAGCGTTTCTCTATCGGACGACGTATTTACATCCAACAAGTTCCCTCTCTCCGACGACATTTCGCCTGACAATCATCCACAAAACCGGCCAAGAACAGAGTCCGAAAGCATTTCTCAACTCCTCTGCCAGATCAAACTCCTCATACGCCGCAAGAGCGCAGCAATAGCCGCCCTCGACGCGGGTCTCTACTCTGAATCCATTCGGCATTTCTCCAAAATCGTGGATGGCCGCCGAGGAGCTCCACAGGGGTTCCTCTCCGAATGCTACGTGCACCGCGCCGTGGCTTTTCAGTCCGCCGGTCGAGTAGCGGAATCAATAGCAGATTGCAACAGAGCATTAGCTCTGGACACTAGCTGCATTGACGCTCTCACCATTAGAGCGACTTTATTCGAAACCATCCGATGTTTGCCGGATAGTCTCCACGATCTTGAACACTTGAAACTGCTGTACAATTCGATTCTTCGCGATCGAAAATTGCCAGGACCTGCCTGGAAGAGGCAAAACATCCATTATAGAGAAATCCCAGGAAAATTATGTTCATTGGCTTCGAAAATCCAGCAATTAAAGCAAAGGGTCGCTGCAGGCGAAATCGGCCATGTCGATTACTATGGGCTGATTGGATTGAGAAGAGGATGCTCTAGATCAGAGGTAGAAAGAGCTCATTTGCTGCTAACCCTCAAACACAAGCCCGATAAATCCTCAAGTTTCATCGACAAGTGCGAGTTTGCGGATGACAAAGACGTGGATTCAGTTCGAGATCGGGCGAAGTTATCCGCTGTTCTCCTCTACAGAATGATACAGAAAGGCTACACTAGTGTAATGGCAACAATATCTGACGAAGAATCTGCTGAAAACAAGAGAAAGAAGACCGCCGTCGCGGTCATCCTGCAACCCCCCGCCGCGAAAATGGATTCTACTCCGGCAGCCATATCAGAATCGGCGAATTGCAAGAATAACAGTACCATGCTCGTGACAACCCCGCCAGCTTCGGTGTTTCAAGGAGTTTTCTGCCGTGACCTCTCCGCCGTCGGGAACTTGCTGTCTCAGACAGGGTTTAACCGTCCGATGACAGTTAAGTACGAGGCATTGAGCTGTTAA